Proteins encoded together in one Acanthochromis polyacanthus isolate Apoly-LR-REF ecotype Palm Island chromosome 12, KAUST_Apoly_ChrSc, whole genome shotgun sequence window:
- the mtx1a gene encoding metaxin-1a, whose protein sequence is MAAPDELFCWEGDWGLPSVNTDCLVVLAYAQFAGAPLKLRKISNPWRSPSGSLPALRTNQKETLSRPSDIIIHLRKQKYNADYDLSAKEGADSLAFISLMEEKLMPALIYTFWIEPKNYVDVTRRWYAEHMPFPLNFFLPGRMQRRQLEKLQLLRGDESLEAGEELEKELYRDAAECMNLLSQRLGSHKFFFGDSPSSLDAYVFGHLAPILKSKLPNGKLQQCLKSLDNLTNFCTNILLLYFPRDNRESSSQKTSSQPEGGDFDHVPNKRRKQILSALVALGAMLSYALLTGMVSIQHVQQEALEEPPDLEHMGSHDDEEGDG, encoded by the exons ATGGCGGCTCCTGACGAGCTTTTCTGTTGGGAAGGAGATTGGGGTTTACCGTCCGTCAACACCGACTGCCTGGTGGTTCTG gcTTACGCTCAGTTTGCTGGAGCTCCTCTCAAACTTCGGAAGATCTCCAACCCCTGGAGGAGTCCCAGCG GTTCGCTTCCTGCTTTGAGGACCAATCAGAAAGAGACTCTGTCCCGGCCCTCTGACATCATCATCCACCTCAGAAAACAG aaatacaaTGCAGACTACGATCTGTCGGCCAAAGAGGGAGCCGACAGCCTGGCCTTCATCTCTCTGATGGAGGAGAAGCTCATGCCGGCACTT ATCTACACCTTCTGGATCGAGCCGAAGAACTACGTGGACGTGACTCGCCGCTGGTACGCCGAGCACATGCCGTTCCCCCTGAACTTCTTCCTGCCGGGTCGAATGCAGcggcgacagctggagaaactGCAACTGTTGCGAGGAGACGAGAGCCTGGAGGCTggagaggagctggagaaggag ttgtACCGTGATGCTGCAGAGTGTATGAACCTGCTGTCCCAACGACTCGGTTCACACAAGTTCTTCTTTGGAGACTC GCCCTCATCTCTGGATGCCTATGTGTTTGGCCACTTGGCACCCATCCTGAAGTCCAAACTGCCTAACGGGAAACTGCAACAGTGTCTGAAATCCCTTGACAACCTGACCAACTTCTGCACCAACATCTTGCTGCTCTATTTCCCCAGAGATAACCGAG AGAGCTCCAGCCAGAAGACGTCGTCCCAGCCTGAAGGTGGAGACTTCGACCACGTCCCCAACAAGCGGAGGAAGCAGATCCTTTCGGCCCTAGTAGCTCTGGGCGCCATGCTGAGCTACGCCCTCCTCACTGGCATGGTGTCCATCCAGCACgtccagcaggaggcgctgGAGGAGCCGCCAGACTTGGAGCATATGGGATCCCACGACGATGAGGAAGGAGATGGCTGA